In one window of Synchiropus splendidus isolate RoL2022-P1 chromosome 15, RoL_Sspl_1.0, whole genome shotgun sequence DNA:
- the enpp2 gene encoding ectonucleotide pyrophosphatase/phosphodiesterase family member 2, translating to MNSRNVSPWLFNGTICMMPSISCKAAFLHSTPDGSRTSQNMLFEFTSPRPLFWGNFCRPSSNPTSKNMICFCSPSCPLPSSAPSPSSYTSVVVLDFQSQHLSPGVWSDTTWTMNLLGLLVSVLRVLSVSDVCVSFVYGRPRRSGEEGASARTEGGSSGHDSSGSCRHRCFELVEAQPPGCRCDNLCKTYNGCCSDFDQLCLRTDGGYECSKSRCGERRLEQHACHCSDDCLALGDCCTNYRSLCKGDTTWLQDDCEEVKSADCPAGFVRSPLIIFSVDGFRASYMKRGSAVIPNIEKLRTCGTHAPYMRPVYPSKTFPNLYSLATGLYPESHGIVGNSMYDPLFDATFSLRSREKLSHRWWGGQPIWITAAQQGVKAANFFWPVGIPMERRILTMLQWLHLPPEERPYVFAVHAEQPDTSGHKMGPSNSELDGPLRAVDRVLGQLMDGLKQMKLHHCVNVVVVGDHGMEEAHCEQTEYLSTYLTNVDDMVLIPGSLGRIRPRPGRGSRFHPEAIVANLTCKKQSQHFKPYLKQHLPKRLHYANNRRIEDVHLLVERRWHVARKAPEGRRQCGFAGDHGYDNKMNSMQTVFLGLGPAFKHKTKVPVFENIELYNMMCDLLGVKPAPNNGTHGSLNHLLRNPPHRPAPPEEASRPTASSVANLRTDDISCMCHSKNQVEELNQRLRQALDDSRNLPFGRPALLFSSRYWLLRHSDFVSGYSEELLMPLWTSFTVGRQTTASVLPESLSACLLADARVPAGSAPSCSSYRRIRPLVHAFLYPPELSSSTDRKREALLVTNSAPMYPAFKRVWLYIQQVLLRRFASERNGVNVVLGPVFDHDCDGIRDPTERIKEHASGPLPIPTHYFLVLTSCLDFTQCADSCGGPLHATAFLLPHRPTNEETCNSWEDESRWVEELMKMHTARVRDVELLTGLDLYRRTALSYTEVLSLKTYLHTYESEI from the exons ATGAATTCAAGAAATGTGTCTCCGTGGTTATTTAATGGAACAATATGCATGATGCCTTCCATTTCCTGTAAAGCTGCTTTCCTTCACTCTACGCCTGATGGAAGTAGGACATCGCAGAACATGCTGTTTGAGTTCACGTCCCCACGACCTTTATTTTGGGGGAATTTCTGCCGACCCTCCTCCAACCCTACCAGCAAGAATATGATCTGTTTTTGCAGCCCCTCGtgccccctcccttcctccGCTCCATCCCCCTCCTCCTACACCTCTGTGGTGGTCCTGGACTTTCAGAGTCAGCATCTTTCCCCAGGAGTCTGGAGCGACACGACGTGGACCATGAATCTGCTGGGGCTG TTGGTGTCTGTGCTGCGTGTCCTGTCCgtcagtgatgtgtgtgtgagttttgtGTACGGCCGACCCAGACGCTCAGGCGAGGAGGGGGCCTCTGCCAGGACAGAGG GCGGCTCCAGTGGCCACGACTCTTCCGGCTCCTGCAGACACAGATGCTTCGAGCTGGTCGAAGCGCAGCCGCCGGGCTGTCGCTGTGACAACCTGTGCAAGACGTACAACGGATGCTGCTCCGACTTCGACCAGCTTTGTCTCCGCACAG ACGGAGGCTACGAGTGCAGCAAGAGCCGCTGCGGCGAGCGTCGGCTGGAGCAACACGCCTGCCACTGCTCGGACGACTGCCTCGCCCTCGGAGACTGCTGCACCAATTACAGAAGCCTGTGTAAAG GAGACACGACTTGGCTGCAGGACGACTGTGAGGAGGTGAAGAGTGCGGACTGCCCTGCTGG GTTCGTGCGTTCCCCCCTCATCATCTTCTCAGTGGATGGATTTCGAGCGTCGTACATGAAGCGTGGCAGCGCAGTCATACCCAACATTGAAAAACTGA GAACCTGTGGAACCCATGCTCCGTACATGAGGCCCGTGTACCCGTCCAAAACCTTCCCCAACCTCTACAGCCTGGCTACG GGTCTGTATCCAGAGTCGCACGGGATTGTGGGTAACTCCATGTATGATCCTTTGTTTGACGCCACTTTCTCTCTGAGAAGCAGGGAGAAACTTAGTCACCGGTGGTGGGGCGGGCAGCCA ATCTGGATCACCGCAGCTCAGCAGGGGGTGAAGGCTGCCAACTTCTTCTGGCCGGT CGGGATCCCCATGGAGAGGAGGATCCTCACGATGCTGCAGTGGCTGCACCTGCCTCCAGAGGAGCG GCCGTATGTCTTCGCTGTTCACGCAGAACAACCGGACACGTCGGGACACAAAATGGGGCCGTCCAACAGCGAG CTGGACGGCCCTCTGCGGGCAGTGGACCGAGTCCTGGGCCAGCTGATGGACGGACTCAAGCAGATGAAACTCCACCACTGCGTCAACGTGGTGGTGGTCGGGGATCACG GAATGGAGGAGGCCCACTGCGAGCAGACCGAGTACCTCAGCACCTACCTGACCAACGTGGACGACATGGTCCTCATCCCTGGCTCCCTGGGCAGGATCAGGCCCAGACCTGGCAGGGGCTCCAGAT TCCACCCTGAAGCCATCGTTGCCAATCTCACC TGCAAGAAGCAGAGCCAGCATTTCAAGCCGTACCTGAAGCAGCACCTGCCCAAGAGGCTGCACTACGCCAACAACAGGCGGATCGAAGATGTTCACCTGCTGGTGGAGCGACGCTGGCATGTGGCGCG GAAAGCGCCAGAAGGGCGGCGTCAGTGTGGTTTCGCTGGGGATCACGGCTACGACAACAAGATGAACAGCatgcag ACAGTTTTTCTGGGCTTGGGACCAGCGTTTAAACACAAAACCAAAGTTCCTGTGTTTGAAAACATCGAGCTTTATAACATGATGTGCG ACCTTCTGGGAGTCAAACCTGCCCCCAACAATGGAACCCATGGGAGCCTGAACCACCTGCTGAGGAACCCTCCGCACAGGCCTGCTCCTCCTGAAGAGGCTTCACGCCCCACGGCCTCCAGTGTGGCTAACCTGAGGACGGATGACATCAGCTGCATGTGTCACAGCAAG AACCAAGTGGAAGAGCTTAATCAGAGACTGAGACAAGCTCTCGATG ACAGCAGGAACCTGCCGTTCGGCCGACCCGCGCTGCTCTTCAGCAGCAGGTACTGGCTGCTGCGCCACAGTGACTTTGTCAGCGGCTACAGCGAGGAGCTGCTGATGCCTCTGTGGACGTCCTTCACCGTGGGCCGGCAG ACCACGGCGTCCGTGTTGCCGGAGTCACTGTCCGCCTGCCTGCTGGCCGACGCCAGGGTCCCCGCAGGCTCCGCCCCTTCCTGCAGCAGCTACAGGAGGATCCGGCCCCTCGTCCACGCCTTCCTCTACCCGCCAG AACTGTCCTCCAGCACCGACAGGAAACGAGAAGCGCTGCTGGTCACCAACTCCGCCCCCATGTACCCGGCGTTCAAAA GAGTGTGGCTCTACATCCAGCAGGTGCTGCTGAGGAGGTTCGCCAGTGAGAGGAACGGAGTCAATGTTGTCCTGGGGCCCGTGTTCGACCACGACTGCGACGGCATCAGGGACCCCACTGAGAGAATCAAAGA GCACGCCAGCGGACCGCTGCCCATCCCGACTCACTACTTCCTGgtgctgaccagctgcttgGACTTCACCCAGTGTGCTGACTCATGCGGGGGCCCACTTCACGCCACAGCCTTCCTCCTGCCCCACAGACCCACCAACGAGGAGACCTGCAAC AGCTGGGAGGACGAGTCGCGCTgggtggaggagctgatgaaGATGCACACAGCACGGGTGCGGGACGTGGAGCTCCTGACTGGTCTGGACCTCTACCGCAGGACTGCGCTGAGCTACACTGAAGTCCTCTCTCTGAAAACATACCTGCACACGTACGAGAGTGAGATCTGA
- the alkbh1 gene encoding nucleic acid dioxygenase ALKBH1 isoform X1 produces MAAPLLESEVDVFRKVFKLYRRRTPPPDLSDVLDFSKASASEKTVPVQLDTNAVSDVDAARVGLKPVMQWEARGLSGFPGFIFITNPFLSDAQHFWIKQCLKTYPRKPNVCNLDLHMAPADTQDIWGTSAPSLRRHSDLRKPKTLLEKLRWVTLGYHYNWDMKTYSPSHCTPFPSDLQLLSRHIAAACSFPSFSPEAAILNYYRSNSSLGIHVDESELDHSQPLLSYSFGQSAIFLLGGYRKQDAPTAMFMHSGDVMVMSGQSRLLYHAVPRIVPAPEELQDPVGFSPQDTRLVEPVTAEDWLVCRSYIQDSRVNVTVRQVLAAGHSFPDRVGATESKKRRHNSGDGDSLTLMSSIQWWRKESNTTDACSSVENWIDPPVTVTVP; encoded by the exons ATGGCGGCACCCCTACTCGAAAGTGAAGTGGATGTTTTTCGGAAAGTTTTCAAGCTGTACAGGAGGAGGACTCCTCCTCCGGACTTGAGTGACGTGCTCGACTTCTCTAAAGCTTCTGCCAgtgaaaag ACTGTTCCAGTCCAGCTGGACACTAATGCTGTGAGTGATGTGGATGCAGCCAGAGTTGGCCTGAAGCCTGTGATGCAGTGGGAGGCTCGTGGCCTGAGCGGATTCCCAG ggttcatcttcatcaccaaccCTTTCCTCTCGGACGCCCAGCACTTCTGGATCAAACAGTGTCTGAAAACCTACCCGCGGAAACCCAACGTGTGCAACCTGGACTTGCACATGGCGCCGGCTGACACTCAAGACATTTGGGGGACGAGTGCTCCAAGCCTCAG GCGTCACAGTGATCTGAGGAAGCCCAAGACCTTATTAGAGAAGCTCCGCTGGGTGACTCTGGGCTACCACTACAACTGGGACATGAAG ACCTACTCTCCAAGTCACTGCACCCCGTTCCCGTCCGACCTCCAGCTTCTGTCCCGCCACATCGCAGCGGCCTGCAGCTTCCCAAGCTTCAGCCCGGAGGCAGCAATCCTCAACTACTACAGGTCCAACTCCTCCCTGGGAATCCACGTGGATGAGTCGGAGCTGGACCACAGCCAGCCGCTGCTGTCCTACAG TTTCGGACAGTCGGCCATCTTCCTCCTGGGAGGCTACCGAAAACAGGACGCTCCGACCGCCATGTTCATGCACAGTGGCGATGTGATGGTCATGTCGGGTCAGAGTCGCCTCCTCTACCATGCGGTGCCGCGGATTGTTCCTGCGCCGGAGGAGCTGCAAGATCCTGTGGGCTTCTCTCCACAGGACACCCGGTTGGTGGAGCCCGTCACGGCCGAGGACTGGCTGGTGTGCAGGAGCTACATCCAGGACTCCAGGGTCAACGTGACGGTCAGACAGGTCCTTGCTGCAGGACACAGCTTCCCAGACAGAGTCGGAGCAACAGAGAGTAAGAAACGACGGCACAACTCTGGCGACGGCGACTCGCTCACGCTGAT GTCCTCGATACAGTGGTGGAGAAAAGAATCCAACACTACAGACGCATGTTCCAGTGTAGAAAACTGGATCGATCCACCAGTCACAGTGACGGTGCCGTGA
- the alkbh1 gene encoding nucleic acid dioxygenase ALKBH1 isoform X2, translated as MQWEARGLSGFPGFIFITNPFLSDAQHFWIKQCLKTYPRKPNVCNLDLHMAPADTQDIWGTSAPSLRRHSDLRKPKTLLEKLRWVTLGYHYNWDMKTYSPSHCTPFPSDLQLLSRHIAAACSFPSFSPEAAILNYYRSNSSLGIHVDESELDHSQPLLSYSFGQSAIFLLGGYRKQDAPTAMFMHSGDVMVMSGQSRLLYHAVPRIVPAPEELQDPVGFSPQDTRLVEPVTAEDWLVCRSYIQDSRVNVTVRQVLAAGHSFPDRVGATESKKRRHNSGDGDSLTLMSSIQWWRKESNTTDACSSVENWIDPPVTVTVP; from the exons ATGCAGTGGGAGGCTCGTGGCCTGAGCGGATTCCCAG ggttcatcttcatcaccaaccCTTTCCTCTCGGACGCCCAGCACTTCTGGATCAAACAGTGTCTGAAAACCTACCCGCGGAAACCCAACGTGTGCAACCTGGACTTGCACATGGCGCCGGCTGACACTCAAGACATTTGGGGGACGAGTGCTCCAAGCCTCAG GCGTCACAGTGATCTGAGGAAGCCCAAGACCTTATTAGAGAAGCTCCGCTGGGTGACTCTGGGCTACCACTACAACTGGGACATGAAG ACCTACTCTCCAAGTCACTGCACCCCGTTCCCGTCCGACCTCCAGCTTCTGTCCCGCCACATCGCAGCGGCCTGCAGCTTCCCAAGCTTCAGCCCGGAGGCAGCAATCCTCAACTACTACAGGTCCAACTCCTCCCTGGGAATCCACGTGGATGAGTCGGAGCTGGACCACAGCCAGCCGCTGCTGTCCTACAG TTTCGGACAGTCGGCCATCTTCCTCCTGGGAGGCTACCGAAAACAGGACGCTCCGACCGCCATGTTCATGCACAGTGGCGATGTGATGGTCATGTCGGGTCAGAGTCGCCTCCTCTACCATGCGGTGCCGCGGATTGTTCCTGCGCCGGAGGAGCTGCAAGATCCTGTGGGCTTCTCTCCACAGGACACCCGGTTGGTGGAGCCCGTCACGGCCGAGGACTGGCTGGTGTGCAGGAGCTACATCCAGGACTCCAGGGTCAACGTGACGGTCAGACAGGTCCTTGCTGCAGGACACAGCTTCCCAGACAGAGTCGGAGCAACAGAGAGTAAGAAACGACGGCACAACTCTGGCGACGGCGACTCGCTCACGCTGAT GTCCTCGATACAGTGGTGGAGAAAAGAATCCAACACTACAGACGCATGTTCCAGTGTAGAAAACTGGATCGATCCACCAGTCACAGTGACGGTGCCGTGA
- the LOC128746790 gene encoding H-2 class II histocompatibility antigen, A-U alpha chain-like produces MKLSLLLFLVVDISFTDSEVFHHFSCTLGCFENGSTEALCTLDSEELVYADFAKRELVYTVPKYISTDKIIHFDHDKLYNSAEDGKGKCLKLLQAFDIVENHPPEVKEPPVSIIYPAEEVLPGEKNRLVCFISDFYPPAVNVTWTKNSLPVSRGVWNSRYYASDDYTFRHISTLTFMPEEGDVYTCGVEHQAMAGPDIKTWEVKFSQPGVTADLVCVLGLTAGVALMAAGIILACKSKVRKDAVDE; encoded by the exons ATGAAGCTTTCACTTTTGCTGTTCCTGGTTGTGGacatcagcttcacagactctGAAG tGTTCCACCACTTTTCCTGCACACTTGGCTGCTTTGAGAACGGCTCAACAGAGGCACTGTGCACACTTGATTCAGAGGAACTTGTCTATGCTGATTTTGCCAAAAGGGAGCTGGTATACACTGTTCCTAAATACATATCTACCGACAAGATCATACATTTTGATCATGATAAATTATACAACTCTGCGGAGGATGGCAAGGGAAAGTGCCTCAAATTGCTGCAGGCATTTGATATCGTGGAGAATCACCCACCAGAAGTCAAAG AGCCACCAGTTAGCATCATTTACCCTGCTGAGGAGGTTCTCCCAGGTGAGAAGAACCGCCTCGTGTGCTTCATCAGTGACTTCTACCCACCGGCCGTCAACGTCACCTGGACCAAAAACAGCCTCCCTGTGTCGCGGGGAGTGTGGAACAGTCGCTATTACGCCAGCGATGATTACACCTTCCGCCACATCTCCACGCTGACGTTCATGCCAGAGGAGGGGGACGTTTACACATGCGGCGTGGAGCACCAGGCCATGGCAGGACCTGACATCAAGACCTGGG AAGTCAAGTTCAGTCAGCCTGGTGTCACTGCAGACCTCGTGTGTGTGCTGGGCCTCACTGCTGGGGTGGCTCTCATGGCTGCTGGAATTATTTTGGCCTGCAAATCAAAAGTTCGAAAGGATGCTGTGGACGAGTGA
- the slirp gene encoding SRA stem-loop-interacting RNA-binding protein, mitochondrial → MAASSKKVFELFVSKIPWTLATKEIREYFGQFGNVKRCLLPFDKDTGFHRGFCWVTFSTEESLNNALQKDPHILENTKLQVQRNRRPIAGQKSSRSPEDD, encoded by the exons ATGGCAGCATCGTCCAAAAAGGTTTTCGAGTTGTTCGTTTCTAAAATTCCATGGACACTAGCTACCA AAGAGATTCGGGAATATTTTGGACAGTTCGGAAACGTCAAGCGATGTCTCCTTCCCTTT GACAAGGACACTGGTTTTCACAGAGGCTTCTGCTGGGTCACCTTCTCCACAGAGGAGAGCTTGAACAACGCCCTGCAGAAGGACCCACACATCCTTGAGAACACCAAG ctgcaggtccagAGGAACAGGCGGCCCATTGCTGGCCAGAAGTCGAGCAGGAGTCCTGAGGACGACTGA
- the gopc gene encoding Golgi-associated PDZ and coiled-coil motif-containing protein isoform X2, which yields MAASASCSPVGHNTSLGTGMSMFRWLEVLEKEFDKAFVDVDLLLGEIDPDQVDITYEGRQKMTSLSSCFAQLCHKTQTVFQLNHKLEAQILDLRSELTEAQAERAVVEREVHDQLLQLHALQLQLHAKHGQPQESDAIKDRLEQELEASKKEKLAEARVEGEAKLYRKENEALRKHIAVLQAEVYGARLAAKYLDKELAGRVQQIQLLGRDMKGPAHDKLWNQLEAEIHLHRHKTVIRACRGRNDPKKPLPSPVGHDPDMLKKTQGVGPIRKVALVKEDHEGLGISITGGKEHGVPILISEIHPGQPADRCGGLHVGDAILAVNSINLRDAKHKEAVTILSQQGGQIEFEVVYVAPEVDSDDENVEYEDDSGHRYRLYLDELEAGSTDPPCHTSASLQGQEKISLSNGAEHADAGASRKTSAEESPQKHPDSD from the exons ATGGCTGCCTCGGCTAGTTGCTCCCCGGTGGGCCATAACACAAGTCTCGGCACCGGAATGTCAATGTTCCGCTGGCTGGAAGTGTTGGAGAAGGAGTTTGACAAGGCTTTTGTGGATGTGGATCTTTTGCTTGGAGAAATCGATCCGGATCAAGTGGACATTACATACGAAGGTCGACAGAAGATGACAAGTCTCAGCTCCTGTTTCGCACAGCTCTGTCACAAAACCCAAACCGTTTTCCAACTCAACCACAAACTGGAG GCTCAGATCCTGGACCTGCGCTCCGAGCTCACCGAGGCTCAGGCGGAGCGAGCCGTGGTGGAGCGGGAGGTCCACGACCAACTGCTGCAACTCCAtgcgctgcagctgcagcttcatGCTAAGCATGGTCAACCTCAAGAATCAGATGCCATCAAAGACAGACTG gagcaggagctggaggccaGCAAGAAGGAGAAGCTGGCTGAGGCCCGAGTGGAAGGAGAAGCCAAACTGTACAGGAAGGAAAACGAAGCCCTTCGAAAGCACATTGCTGTCCTGCAGGCTGAAGTGTACGGAGCTCGACTGGCTGCTAAATACCTGGACAAGGAGCTGGCTGGACG GGTGCAGCAGATCCAGCTGCTCGGCCGAGACATGAAGGGACCCGCGCATGACAAACTGTGGAACCAGCTCGAAGCTGAAATCCACCTCCATCGCCACAAGACCGTGATTCGAGCGTGCCGGGGGCGCAACGACCCCAAGAAGCCCCTCCCCTCACCTGTGGGTCAT GACCCAGACATGCTGAAAAAAACGCAGGGAGTGGGTCCGATCCGAAAGGTGGCGCTTGTCAAAGAAGACCACGAGGGTTTGGGCATCTCCATCACG GGTGGCAAGGAGCACGGCGTTCCCATCCTGATCTCTGAGATCCACCCGGGCCAGCCTGCAGATCGCTGCGGAGGCCTCCACGTTGGAGATGCAATCCTGGCCGTCAACAGCATCAACCTGAGAGACGCCAAGCACAAGGAGGCCGTCACCATCTTGTCCCAGCAG GGGGGTCAGATCGAGTTCGAGGTGGTCTATGTGGCGCCGGAGGTGGACAGCGATGACGAGAACGTGGAGTACGAAGACGACAGCGGCCATCGATACCGACTTTACCTCGATGAACTAGAGGCCGGAAGCACAGATCCTCCATGCCACACTTCCGCATCACTACAAG GACAAGAGAAGATTTCCCTCAGCAATGGGGCGGAGCATGCAGACGCGGGGGCCTCCAGGAAGACCAGCGCGGAAGAGAGTCCACAGAAGCATCCGGACTCTGACTGA
- the gopc gene encoding Golgi-associated PDZ and coiled-coil motif-containing protein isoform X1, with product MAASASCSPVGHNTSLGTGMSMFRWLEVLEKEFDKAFVDVDLLLGEIDPDQVDITYEGRQKMTSLSSCFAQLCHKTQTVFQLNHKLEAQILDLRSELTEAQAERAVVEREVHDQLLQLHALQLQLHAKHGQPQESDAIKDRLLVPAMKDLEQELEASKKEKLAEARVEGEAKLYRKENEALRKHIAVLQAEVYGARLAAKYLDKELAGRVQQIQLLGRDMKGPAHDKLWNQLEAEIHLHRHKTVIRACRGRNDPKKPLPSPVGHDPDMLKKTQGVGPIRKVALVKEDHEGLGISITGGKEHGVPILISEIHPGQPADRCGGLHVGDAILAVNSINLRDAKHKEAVTILSQQGGQIEFEVVYVAPEVDSDDENVEYEDDSGHRYRLYLDELEAGSTDPPCHTSASLQGQEKISLSNGAEHADAGASRKTSAEESPQKHPDSD from the exons ATGGCTGCCTCGGCTAGTTGCTCCCCGGTGGGCCATAACACAAGTCTCGGCACCGGAATGTCAATGTTCCGCTGGCTGGAAGTGTTGGAGAAGGAGTTTGACAAGGCTTTTGTGGATGTGGATCTTTTGCTTGGAGAAATCGATCCGGATCAAGTGGACATTACATACGAAGGTCGACAGAAGATGACAAGTCTCAGCTCCTGTTTCGCACAGCTCTGTCACAAAACCCAAACCGTTTTCCAACTCAACCACAAACTGGAG GCTCAGATCCTGGACCTGCGCTCCGAGCTCACCGAGGCTCAGGCGGAGCGAGCCGTGGTGGAGCGGGAGGTCCACGACCAACTGCTGCAACTCCAtgcgctgcagctgcagcttcatGCTAAGCATGGTCAACCTCAAGAATCAGATGCCATCAAAGACAGACTG CTTGTACCAGCAATGAAAGATTTG gagcaggagctggaggccaGCAAGAAGGAGAAGCTGGCTGAGGCCCGAGTGGAAGGAGAAGCCAAACTGTACAGGAAGGAAAACGAAGCCCTTCGAAAGCACATTGCTGTCCTGCAGGCTGAAGTGTACGGAGCTCGACTGGCTGCTAAATACCTGGACAAGGAGCTGGCTGGACG GGTGCAGCAGATCCAGCTGCTCGGCCGAGACATGAAGGGACCCGCGCATGACAAACTGTGGAACCAGCTCGAAGCTGAAATCCACCTCCATCGCCACAAGACCGTGATTCGAGCGTGCCGGGGGCGCAACGACCCCAAGAAGCCCCTCCCCTCACCTGTGGGTCAT GACCCAGACATGCTGAAAAAAACGCAGGGAGTGGGTCCGATCCGAAAGGTGGCGCTTGTCAAAGAAGACCACGAGGGTTTGGGCATCTCCATCACG GGTGGCAAGGAGCACGGCGTTCCCATCCTGATCTCTGAGATCCACCCGGGCCAGCCTGCAGATCGCTGCGGAGGCCTCCACGTTGGAGATGCAATCCTGGCCGTCAACAGCATCAACCTGAGAGACGCCAAGCACAAGGAGGCCGTCACCATCTTGTCCCAGCAG GGGGGTCAGATCGAGTTCGAGGTGGTCTATGTGGCGCCGGAGGTGGACAGCGATGACGAGAACGTGGAGTACGAAGACGACAGCGGCCATCGATACCGACTTTACCTCGATGAACTAGAGGCCGGAAGCACAGATCCTCCATGCCACACTTCCGCATCACTACAAG GACAAGAGAAGATTTCCCTCAGCAATGGGGCGGAGCATGCAGACGCGGGGGCCTCCAGGAAGACCAGCGCGGAAGAGAGTCCACAGAAGCATCCGGACTCTGACTGA
- the LOC128746786 gene encoding centrosomal protein of 85 kDa-like, whose amino-acid sequence MSKCLQSAMSPMHTLGSSSQEDRLIPRWSSLSKLSSGSELSVARTLNSPISQGSLDRSLRRYCSKASHGLTPDLYSVPNFLCSSLQLQSPRHSRSCRQVSSALSSPVRFTGPTSFIESSPGKGSAGKSLSQHPNVESPIKPATRTEMWLVEQMEHSSRMKSGMEFGWSTDAGTRSSGGMLWNRHGEKPAFTQMLTGTPPSMNVLKIRERLLRERELEINRQKQKILHLHTRIRENELSAQQVLQTLSSKDVSRETRLYRPSDLLLCDEESDRKLALAELEVLQLNELCEQVTEKYTADVKKLEEKVQTRDRYISSMRKKCQRESEQNQEKQRRIETLEKYLADLPTLDEVQVETVQLQEMQHKATDLEVTVSQLQKSLKEGVALLKEKDEKIKQQAKREKELRASVHRLQQRVQECLADGVRMPISRMQLTTDEQCELPPSQFRCEMPEVGELLSEMSLCLLDLRALCSILTQRAQGKELNLSLLLGMKSLNVSSEESECRDAVEEEVNFRLLEVDKLRRDINELRKSVSDYGCH is encoded by the exons ATGAGCAAGTGCTTACAGTCGGCCATGTCCCCCATGCACACGCTCGGCTCGTCCAGTCAGGAAGATCGACTGATTCCAAGGTGGTCTTCTTTGTCAAAGTTGTCCTCTGGTTCTGAGCTCAGTGTAGCAAGGACATTAAACAGTCCAATATCACAAGGTTCTCTTGACAGAAGTCTGAGACGTTACTGCAGCAAAGCATCTCATGGCTTAACGCCTGACCTGTATTCAGTGCCTaacttcctctgcagcagccTGCAGCTTCAGTCACCCCGCCACTCAAGGTCATGCAGGCAAGTGTCCTCAGCCCTGTCCTCACCTGTAAGGTTCACAGGCCCTACGTCCTTCATAGAGTCCAGCCCAGGTAAAGGATCTGCAGGGAAGTCACTAAGTCAACACCCAAATGTGGAGTCCCCTATCAAGCCTGCGACTCGGACTGAGATGTGGCTGGTGGAGCAAATGGAGCACAGCTCCAGAATGAAGAGCGGAATGGAATTTGGCTGGAGCACTGATGCTGGAACAAGATCCTCTGGTGGAATGCTGTGGAACAGACACGGCGAAAAGCCAGCTTTTACACAG ATGCTCACGGGCACCCCTCCATCGATGAACGTGTTGAAGATCAGGGAAAGGCTGCTGAGAGAGCGAGAACTTGAAATTAATAG acagaaacagaagatcctccacctccacacacGGATCAGAGAGAACGAGCTCAGCGCTCAGCAGGTTCTGCAGACTTTGAGCTCGAAG GACGTCTCGAGGGAAACACGCCTCTATCGGCCTTCTGATCTGCTTCTCTGTGACGAGGAATCTGACAGGAAGCTGGCGCTGGCTGAACTGGAAGTTTTGCAGTTGAATGAATTGTGCGAACAAGTTACTGAGAAATACACGGCTGATGTCAAGAAGCTAGAGGAAAAG GTTCAGACACGGGATCGATACATCAGCAGCATGAGGAAGAAGTGCCAGAGGGAGAGTGAACAGAACCAAGAGAAGCAAAGGCGGATTGAGACGTTGGAGAAATACCTGGCTGATCTGCCAACGCTGGATGAAGTGCAGGTGGAGACAGTACAG ctgCAAGAAATGCAACACAAAGCCACGGATCTTGAAGTAACGGTGTCTCAGTTACAGAAGAGTCTCAAGGAGGGAGTTGCTCTGCTGAAGGAGAAAGATGAGAAGATTAAGCAACAGGccaagagagagaaggagctgaGAGCATCAGTTCACAG GCTGCAGCAAAGAGTGCAGGAGTGTTTGGCAGATGGGGTGAGGATGCCCATCAGTAGGATGCAGCTGACCACGGACGAGCAATGCGAG CTTCCGCCGTCTCAATTCCGCTGTGAGATGCCAGAGGTGGGGGAGCTTCTCAGTGAGATGTCCCTGTGCTTGCTTGACCTCCGAGCCCTTTGTAGCATTTTGACTCAGCGGGCTCAAGGCAAAGAGCTCAACCTCTCGCTGCTGCTGGGCATGAAGT caCTGAATGTTTCTTCTGAAGAGAGTGAATGCAGAGATGCTGTGGAGGAAGAAGTGAATTTCAGGCTGCTGGAGGTGGACAAATTGAGGAGGGACATCAATGAGCTGAGGAAGAGTGTGTCAGACTACGGTTGTCACTGA